From the Streptomyces sp. SN-593 genome, the window TGCGCCCACGACGGCCGTCGTCGGGAAGCGGATCAGGCGGCGGACCGCCGGGGGATCCGGGGGTGGATCAGGCGTCGGCCTTCGCGGCCTCGATCTCCAGGGCGATCCGGATCTTGTCGCCGACCGCGGCACCGGCGGCGCCGCCGGTCACGCCGAAGTCGCCGCGGCTGATCTCGGTGGCGGCCGAGAAGCCGGCCACCGCGTTGCCGTCGAAGCCGGTGCCGAAGCCGTTGAGCTCCAGGGCCAGGGTGACGGGCTTGGTCACACCGTGCAGGGTCAGGTTGCCGTCGACCTCGAAGACCTCGGAGGACTTGGCGCGGATGCCGGTGGAGGAGAAGGTCAGCTCGGGGAACTTCTCGACGTCGAGGAAGTCCTCGCCCCGCACGTGGGCGTCGCGGCCCTCGTTGTTGGTGCTGACCGACTCCGTCTTGATCACGGCGTTGACGGTGGACTCCAGCGGGTCCTCCGCGGTGACGATGGTGCCCTCGAAGGTCGCGAAGTGGCCGCGGACCTTGGAGACACCGAGGTGACGGACGTAGAACGAGACGTCCGAGTGCACGGCGTCAATCTTCCAGGTGCCGGCGACGTAGCCGTCGATCACTTCGGTCTGCGTGCTCATGGGGAGGGCTCCTCGGAACGTTGCTGGTGATGAGTGCGAGATCATTGAGCTTTCACACACCATACTGCGCTGGTATTGAAACTTCAACCACACGTATGCTGGGCCTATGGACGACGTGCGCTGGCTGACCGACGAGGAGCAGGAGATCTGGCGGGCCTACATGACGTCGAGCGTGGAGTTCAACGCCTACGTCGACCGTCAGCTGCGCCGGGACTCCGGCATGCCGATGGCCTACTACGAGATCCTCGTGCGGCTGTCGGACGCGCCCGGACGGTGCCTGCGGATGAGTGAGCTGGCCGACGCGTCGCTGTCCTCCCGCAGCCGGCTGTCGCACGCCGTCTCCGCGCTGGAGAAGAACGGGTGGGTGCACCGGCGGCCCGCCGACGGGGACCGCCGGGGGTGGGTGTGCGCGTTGACCACGGCGGGGTTCGACGCGCTCGCGGCGGCCGCGCCCGGGCATGTCACGGCGGTACGCGAGCACCTGTTCGACGTGCTCACGACCGAGCAGTTGGCCGCGCTGCGGGAGATCGGGCGGGCGATCAGCGCGGGGTTGCGCAGCGAGTGCGAGACCGCTCGCGCGGAGGACGCGGGGGGGTGCGCGGCGGAGGAGGGTCCCTGCTGAGGTGGGGGCGGGGGCGGGTGGCGGTCAGGGGGTGCCCCTTGCGGCCCGCGTCCACCCGCGGGTGCGTGGTGGCTTGTCGCGCAGTTCCCCGCGCCCCTGGGGTGGGGAGCCCTGGGGGCCGGGGGTCAGAGGGAGCGGGTGGGCCAGTCGAGCAGTCGCGCGCCCAGCGCCGCCGTCTCCAGCGTGTACCGCTGCAACGCGTCGTCCGGGTCGAACCCGGTGAGCGATGCGATCCGTTCGAGCCGGTAGGACAGCGCCCGCACGCTGAGGTCGAGCCGCCGCGCGGCCTCCGCGTTGACGTACCCCGCCGCGGCGTACGCCGAGATCGTGTCGACGAGGGGCTGCGCGCCGCCGCGCGCGTGCACGAGCGGCCCGAGCACCGTCCGCACCAGGTCCGACATCGCCGCCCGGTCCCGCATCAGGACCGGGAAGACCAGCAGGTCCGCGGAGTTGAGCACGGACGCGGTCA encodes:
- a CDS encoding YceI family protein, yielding MSTQTEVIDGYVAGTWKIDAVHSDVSFYVRHLGVSKVRGHFATFEGTIVTAEDPLESTVNAVIKTESVSTNNEGRDAHVRGEDFLDVEKFPELTFSSTGIRAKSSEVFEVDGNLTLHGVTKPVTLALELNGFGTGFDGNAVAGFSAATEISRGDFGVTGGAAGAAVGDKIRIALEIEAAKADA
- a CDS encoding MarR family winged helix-turn-helix transcriptional regulator; translated protein: MDDVRWLTDEEQEIWRAYMTSSVEFNAYVDRQLRRDSGMPMAYYEILVRLSDAPGRCLRMSELADASLSSRSRLSHAVSALEKNGWVHRRPADGDRRGWVCALTTAGFDALAAAAPGHVTAVREHLFDVLTTEQLAALREIGRAISAGLRSECETARAEDAGGCAAEEGPC